The following are encoded together in the Variovorax sp. PBS-H4 genome:
- a CDS encoding hydantoinase/oxoprolinase family protein produces the protein MTTAAEKSSAGGSLVVGVDVGGTFTDLFVLDEAQGTARIVKVPSTRGEEARGFMNGVARVADSAAAIATIVHGTTVGTNALLERKVAKTGILTTRGFRDVLEMRRRDRPQTWGLRGSFVPVVPRQLRREVDERVLADGTLHTPVDLEQVRAEARALLADGCEAICVFFINTYANPENERRAVAAVRELWPNAHVTSASEVLPEIREFERCSTATLNAALQPVVGNYLQRLESDLRGQGFAGELLVVQSNGGVMSRATAGELPVRTALSGPAAGVIACAEIARAAGFPNAITGDMGGTSFDVSLIADGEAALAAQTAIDFGMVIRSPMIQIETIGAGGGSIASVDASGMLQVGPESAGSVPGPACYGRGNMRPTVTDANVLLGRIAADRPLGGGLLAALDAGKARQAIEQHVAQPLGLEVHAAAEAILTVANARMAGAIRLVSIERGHDPRRFAYMPFGGGGALHVCAMMREVGVATGIVPRYPGVTSALGCVIADMRHDAVQTLNRSLDELDVEALRVRVAELAEGCQQRLDSAGVRFHEVREVVALDMLYAGQTHTLPVTLPGAEALTRAGIRGAFEASYAAAFGRVLDGIGIRVMNLRYARIGVRPKFDLAVLAPEGEGSVASLGTQRVFHQGAWHEAVRYARLALPVGTRVEGPAILEQADTTVWLEPGFQAEVDAFGNLLVRLA, from the coding sequence GTGACGACAGCAGCAGAAAAGTCCAGCGCCGGTGGCTCGCTGGTGGTCGGCGTCGATGTGGGCGGCACCTTCACCGACCTGTTCGTGCTCGACGAGGCGCAGGGCACGGCCCGCATCGTCAAGGTGCCTTCCACCCGCGGCGAAGAGGCGCGTGGTTTCATGAACGGCGTGGCGCGCGTGGCGGACTCGGCCGCGGCCATTGCCACCATCGTGCATGGCACCACCGTCGGCACCAACGCGCTGCTCGAGCGCAAGGTCGCGAAGACCGGCATCCTCACCACCCGCGGCTTCCGCGACGTGCTGGAGATGCGCCGGCGCGACCGCCCGCAGACCTGGGGCCTGCGCGGCAGCTTCGTGCCGGTGGTGCCGCGCCAGCTGCGGCGCGAGGTGGACGAACGCGTGCTGGCGGACGGCACGCTGCACACGCCGGTCGATCTCGAGCAGGTGCGCGCCGAGGCGCGCGCGCTGCTGGCAGACGGCTGCGAAGCGATCTGCGTGTTCTTCATCAACACCTATGCCAATCCCGAGAACGAGCGGCGCGCCGTCGCGGCGGTGCGCGAGCTCTGGCCCAATGCGCACGTGACCTCGGCCAGCGAGGTGCTGCCCGAGATCCGCGAGTTCGAGCGCTGCTCCACCGCCACGCTCAATGCGGCGCTTCAGCCGGTGGTCGGCAATTACCTGCAGCGGCTCGAGTCCGATCTGCGCGGGCAGGGCTTTGCCGGCGAGCTGCTGGTGGTGCAGAGCAACGGCGGCGTGATGTCGCGCGCCACTGCCGGCGAGCTGCCGGTGCGCACCGCGCTCTCGGGCCCCGCAGCCGGCGTGATCGCCTGTGCGGAAATCGCGCGCGCCGCGGGCTTTCCGAACGCGATCACCGGCGACATGGGCGGTACCTCCTTCGATGTCTCGCTCATCGCCGATGGCGAGGCCGCGCTGGCGGCGCAGACCGCGATCGACTTCGGCATGGTGATCCGCTCGCCGATGATCCAGATCGAAACCATCGGCGCCGGCGGCGGCTCCATCGCGTCGGTGGATGCCAGCGGCATGCTGCAGGTGGGTCCCGAGTCGGCGGGCAGTGTGCCCGGCCCGGCCTGCTACGGGCGCGGCAACATGCGGCCCACGGTGACCGATGCCAATGTGCTGCTCGGCCGAATCGCCGCCGACCGGCCCCTGGGCGGCGGGCTGCTGGCGGCGCTCGACGCGGGCAAGGCGCGACAGGCGATCGAGCAACACGTGGCGCAGCCACTGGGCCTGGAGGTGCATGCCGCGGCCGAGGCTATCCTCACGGTGGCCAATGCGCGCATGGCCGGTGCGATCCGGCTGGTGTCGATCGAGCGCGGCCACGATCCGCGCCGCTTCGCCTACATGCCCTTCGGCGGTGGCGGCGCCTTGCATGTGTGCGCCATGATGCGCGAGGTGGGTGTGGCCACCGGCATCGTGCCGCGCTATCCGGGCGTGACGTCGGCGCTGGGCTGCGTGATCGCCGACATGCGGCACGACGCGGTGCAGACCCTCAACCGTTCGCTGGACGAGCTCGACGTCGAGGCCTTGCGCGTGCGCGTGGCAGAGCTGGCGGAAGGCTGCCAGCAGCGGCTCGATTCGGCCGGCGTGCGCTTCCACGAGGTGCGCGAAGTCGTCGCGCTGGACATGCTCTACGCCGGCCAGACCCATACGCTGCCGGTGACGCTGCCCGGTGCCGAAGCGCTGACGCGCGCGGGCATCCGCGGCGCCTTCGAGGCCAGCTATGCGGCCGCTTTCGGCCGCGTGCTCGACGGTATCGGCATTCGCGTGATGAACCTGCGTTATGCGCGCATCGGCGTGCGGCCCAAGTTCGACCTGGCGGTGCTGGCGCCAGAGGGGGAGGGCAGCGTCGCGTCGCTCGGTACCCAGCGCGTCTTCCACCAGGGGGCCTGGCACGAAGCCGTGCGCTACGCGCGGCTCGCGCTGCCGGTCGGCACGCGGGTGGAAGGGCCTGCGATCCTGGAGCAGGCCGATACCACCGTGTGGCTCGAGCCCGGCTTCCAGGCCGAGGTCGATGCCTTCGGCAATCTGCTCGTGAGGCTCGCATGA
- a CDS encoding cysteine hydrolase family protein translates to MNADNLIAGAKTALVIVDLQNDFLNPKGAYARGGDSNPAAAPLPERVAGVARALKAVGGLVAASQFTLWPGADGEPMVSPHLKALRPFLRKGDFAPGSWGQANVDALAGLVDVVVCKVAYSAFFNTQLDWVLRRAGIETLAVCGIVTNGGVASTVRDAHMRDYRTLVLGDGCAAFGEERHQTSLADMGNVAEVVDCAEFVRRLA, encoded by the coding sequence ATGAACGCCGACAACCTCATTGCCGGGGCGAAGACGGCGCTGGTCATCGTCGATCTGCAGAACGACTTTTTGAACCCGAAGGGCGCCTATGCGCGCGGCGGCGACAGCAACCCGGCGGCGGCGCCGCTGCCCGAGCGCGTGGCCGGCGTGGCGCGTGCGCTCAAGGCGGTCGGCGGGCTGGTCGCGGCGAGCCAGTTCACGCTCTGGCCAGGCGCGGACGGCGAGCCCATGGTGTCGCCGCACCTCAAGGCGCTGCGCCCTTTCCTTCGCAAGGGCGACTTCGCGCCCGGCAGCTGGGGGCAGGCGAATGTGGATGCACTCGCAGGGCTGGTCGACGTCGTCGTTTGCAAGGTGGCGTATTCGGCTTTCTTCAACACCCAGCTCGACTGGGTGCTGCGCCGGGCGGGGATCGAGACCTTGGCGGTGTGCGGGATCGTCACCAATGGGGGTGTTGCGAGTACGGTGCGCGATGCGCACATGCGCGACTACCGAACGCTGGTGCTGGGTGATGGCTGTGCGGCCTTCGGGGAGGAGCGGCATCAGACTTCGCTGGCGGACATGGGCAATGTGGCCGAGGTGGTGGATTGCGCGGAGTTCGTGCGGCGGTTGGCATGA